Part of the Pirellulales bacterium genome, GCACTTGGTAGCTGTAGACCCAGTGGGATTTGGTGTCGGCCACATACAACAGAGATTGATCCGGCGACAAGGTGATGCCGTTGGAAAATTTCAGTCCCTCGTCCACGATCTCTTTTTTGCCATCGGGGCTAATGTGCCAGATTTTACTGGGGCTGGTGCCATCCCAGCCCGGTTCAGTCGCATAGACATGGCCTAGATGCGATACCACCAGGTCATTGCCGCGAAAGCCCTCCGCCACGATCCGGGATTTGCCCTCGGTGTTCCAGGCCAAGATTTGATTTTTGGCCCCCGCCGCAGCGTAGAGTTGGCCATCGGGCCCAAAGGCTTGGCCGTCTCCCTTGCCCGAGTCCGGCAGAAACTCGCTCACTTTATTGGACGAATCAATCTTATAGGTCTTGCCCGCGGGGACATCGTTAAAGAAAACCTCTCCCGCGTTATTGGCGGCGGGACCCTCGGTAAAGCCGTACCCCTCGGCGATTAATTTCCAGTCTTCGCCCGGAATGAGAATCTCTTGTAACTGGCTTGAACCCCGCCCGGCGGCGACCGGTTGCGGCCAATCCTTCCACAGATAGCGCATGGCGTCGGGAAAGACCTTCGTTGCGTGGTTGGTGTTGTGCTCCCCTTCGCTCCAAATAAATTTGTGTTCATAGCCCGCGAACTCGAGCGCGCGTTGCATTTCTTGGTTGGCCATCCACCAGTCGCCGCCATAGATGTTCAAATCGCGGCTGCCATCCTCCATAAAAATGCGAATTGGCTTGGGCTGGTACTTGCGGACCAGCGTGGGGTAGTCGTTGCCGCCGCGCAGGCCCACGTAGGTGCCGATGCTGCTAAACACGCGGGAAAATTCGTGCGGGCGCTCCCATGCGGCGGTCCAGGCGCAGATCGCGCCGCTGCTAGCCCCGCCAATGCAGCGGTCGTTGCCGCTTTTGCTCAGCTTGATGGCGCGGCCGTCGGTTGCGGTTTTGGTTTCGGCGTCGGGCAAAAGTTCTTCCAGTAAGAATCTCGCATAATTGTCTCCTAAACCGTCGTATTCGTAGCTGCGGTTAAACCGGTCCAGTGCTTTTTCATCTGGTGCCTTGACCCGTCCATGCATGATAAAGACGCCGATCGTGACGGGCATTTCACCCTTGTGAATCAATTCGTCAAAGACCGCGGGGGCGTTATACTGCACGCCATCCTGGTTGACGTAGACGCACGCGGGAGTTTTGCCATCGTATTGGCGGGGGATATAAATCCAATAATCGCGCACGGTCCCCGGAAAAATTTTGCTGTTCTGGAACTGAAATTGCCGGACTTCTCCCGCGGGAGGGGCGCTTGCGGAAACTGGTGACGGCGTGTTCGCTTGCGCCAGAACCGGGCGCGTCATCGCCACACTTGTCAACCCAACCACCAATGTCAACCAAGAAACTGTAAAAATAGCCTTACGGCCCCCCCAACCATGCGCTTGCGACATTTGACTTTGCCAAAAAAAGAAAAAATTTGATCGCCCTTTATTTGGGCATATTCCCCCGCTAATTCTCCCTCGTAAAATCAACGGGAACCCACTCTTGCCGACTCTGAGAATATCGCGGAAGCAAGCTGGATGCAATCAATTCTTTACCTCGCACGTGCCAAACCCGCCAAAGATCATGCTATTTCTGGACTGCCACATAAATATTACTTATAAAGAGCGGCTAAATTATATTTGGATTCTTAATTATATCTATTAATCAGCAACACGATTGCAACCATAAAAAATCAAGCCATTGCATAATTATTCCGCAGAATTGCAAAAATGGTTTGCAGTAAAAAGCCGATGGACCAGTGAAATATGGCTAATTGCCATAATATTTGCATGTATTTTGATAAATGTGTGTTATTTGTAATCTTTGGCATATTCCTTGCTAATCCTTTGACGACTGGGCATGCGTTACTTAGATTTAGGGCTGATTTCTTTTGAAAATTCTAGGAGAACAAGGCGGATTGAATGTTCCCTGAATTTTATGGTCGTGCGTGAATCTTACCCAACGCACCAAAAATAGGCGGTTAGAAACACAACTTTGTTTGGCAACCGTGGAAAACGAGTAAGGCCGTTTATCCACCCTGCTTCTGGCTTTGGTTGATGATAAGCCGTGAAGTAATTGATGAGTTTGCACTCATGTTGCGCGCGGGCGGTCAGGCTCGCTGCAAATTTTCCTGCCACCAGCGGAGAACGTGATGGCCACAATTGATCAACAAGGCACCCTGCAACCTAAATACGCCGCCAGTTTGGCGACTGCGCAGCGTATCGGCGGGTTGGAATTGGCATCCGCCAAGCTTTCCCCCGACATGGATTGGGGAACCGAGCGTCACGATCAAATGTCATTTCATGGCGTTTCCCGGATGACGTTAACCACTGTTCCCTTGATGCTGGCGGATATGGTGGCGGTCAGCCTAGCAGCGGGAATTGGTTATGGCATTAGCCAAACCTGGTGGCAAGGCCCACAGATGTCATTTATCAACTATGCCGCCGCGCTCATCGTTAGTACGCTGATCGCCAAGTTTATGTTTGGACTTTATCCCGGAGTCGGTCTAAGCCCCAGTGTGGAGTTAAAACTCACGACGCTGGCCAATTGCGTGGTCTATGTCGTTTTTTTGGCAAGCAGCTTGTTGCAACAGGGAACCTTGCAAATTGGTTTGACGGGCATGCTTATCACGACCTGGGCGATGGCCCTGGCCGCCGTGCCATTGGTCGGGTGGACGGCCCGGGGTTTTCTCAGCCGGTTAAATTGGTGGGGAGAACCAGTCCTGATCTTTGGCCAAGGTCCCCAAGCCCGCGCTATTTATCAATACTTTCGCGCGCGGCCGGGCATGGGCCTGCGCCCACGCGGGATGCTGGGGCATAAGTTGGACGTGGAGGGAAATTTTCCCCCGGAAATGCTGTTTGCGCCTCCCGAAAAAGCCGCGGAATTGGCCCGCAGGCACGGGATCTCCTGGGCGATCATCGCCAGCGGGGACCTCAGCAAAAATCAAGTCCTTCGTTGTTGCGAATTATGTGCGACAGCTATTCCCAATCGACTGGTGATGACAGACTTGGAGCATTTTCCCAGTCTTTGGAATCGCACCCATGACTGCGGGGGGACTCCGGGAATTCAAGTAACCGAAAAACTGTTGCTTCCCGTTCCAAGATTTATTAAACGGGCCATGGATTTGCTGTTAACGATCCTTGCCGCCGGGCTGCTGGCACCGTTATTAGCCACCCTGGCCATCCTGGTAAAATATAGTTCGCCGGGTCCGATTTTTTATGGGCACACCCGGATTGGCCGAAATGGCAAAAAGTTCAAGGCGTGGAAGTTTCGCAGCATGATTCCCCAGGCGGACCAGGTTTTGCGGGATTATCTGGCCAAAAATCCCGAAGCCCGCGCCGAATACGAAGCCACGCAAAAATTGCGACATGACCCGCGCATCACTCGCGTGGGAAATTTTCTGCGTAAAACCAGCCTGGATGAATTGCCCCAGTTGTGGAATGTGCTGCGCGGCCAGATGAGCCTGGTCGGACCCCGGCCGATCGTGGATGATGAAGTTTGCCGCTATGCCGAAGAGTATCGACATTATTTGCGGGTTCGCCCCGGGATTACGGGTTTGTGGCAGGTTTCGGGGCGCAGTTTGACCACTTACGAGGAGCGCGTCCGACTGGATACGCACTATGTGCGCAATTGGTCCCCCTGGCTGGATTTGTATATTTTGGTCCGGACGATTAAAACGGTGCTATTGCGTGAAGGGGCTTTTTAATGTCGGCGGGAATCGCGCCGATTGTGGAAACCACCGCGGAAGTTACCCCCGTGGAACAGCCCATGCCCCTGGACAATGTCTTAAATCAAAAAAATGCCTTAGGTCCAAGCAGTCCCTTAGGTTCAGACAGTGACATATGTCCTGATAGTGCCTTAAAGCAACATATCGCCCTGGATAAAGACAGTGCCCTGGATCGCAACCTCTCCCAGGAAAACACGGAGCCAGCGCGCGTTCCCGCCGATTCCCGGGAGGCAACCGACGCTCTCGCTTGGCAGACACGAACCGTGCGCGGGGGGAAGTGGATCTTTGCCGCGCGTGTGGTGCAAATCTTGTGCACCTTGGCGGTGCAGTTAGTCTTATCGCGACAATTATCCCAGGCCGATTACGGGATGTTCAATGTCGCTTGCGCCACGACGCTATTTTTGGCGATCATGATCATGGGGGGACTGAACTACGCGGCTGTTCGGGTTCTGCCCGGTTTTTTGGTGGATAAGCAAACCGCGGCGATCCAGCGTTTTTTGCGCGGGGGCTATTTGACATTGGCCGCGTCCACGCTTTTGACAATGGGTGGAATCTGGCTGTCGCGCTCATATTTGCCCATTGTGAATCGCTTTTCGGCGGAATTGTTGGTAGTGGTGCTGTGCGGGGCCACCCTGATGGCCTGGCAGCAGTTTACCGTGGAAGCCCTGCGCGGCATGCATGATCTGCGCTCGGCGGCGTTATTTCATGGAGGAAAAACCAACGGCGCGTTTAGCAGCCTCATACTGGTGTGTGCCATCCTGCTATGGCCATTGCTGATCGGAGGCTCGTCTCTGTTATCGACAATCTGGCTCTACACGGCGGCGATTGGCCTGACCTTGCCGATGGTGGGTTGGCTATTATGGTATCATGTGCGGCAATTGCCGCCAGCCACTGACAAGAACACGCCTCAAGATCCGCTTGCCGATTCAATTCCGTCCGCCAGCCATGTCAGGGATAGCCAGCCGCTCTCACCGCCAGGTCCGCCACGCCTGTGGCCCTTGGCGCTCTCTTTTTTGCTGTTACAAGTCCTGGCATTTCTCCAGGGTGAAGCAGAGTTGTGGCTGGCATTTGCAGCCTGGGGGGCAAACAGTCCGGATCTTGGTCTGTATTCCGCCGCGCGCTGGATCATCATTTTAATCAGTTTGCCCCTGACGATGATTAATCAAACAATTAGCCCGTCGATTGTGGATCTGCGCGCGCGGGGCAATCTGAGCGAATTGCAACGGTTGCTACGGGGCGCGGCTTTTGCCGCGGGGATTCCCTCGCTTTTGGCCTTGGCGGGTATTTGCCTGTTTCCAGGCTTGACCCTGTCAATCTTTGGCGATT contains:
- the wbaP gene encoding undecaprenyl-phosphate galactose phosphotransferase WbaP, which gives rise to MATIDQQGTLQPKYAASLATAQRIGGLELASAKLSPDMDWGTERHDQMSFHGVSRMTLTTVPLMLADMVAVSLAAGIGYGISQTWWQGPQMSFINYAAALIVSTLIAKFMFGLYPGVGLSPSVELKLTTLANCVVYVVFLASSLLQQGTLQIGLTGMLITTWAMALAAVPLVGWTARGFLSRLNWWGEPVLIFGQGPQARAIYQYFRARPGMGLRPRGMLGHKLDVEGNFPPEMLFAPPEKAAELARRHGISWAIIASGDLSKNQVLRCCELCATAIPNRLVMTDLEHFPSLWNRTHDCGGTPGIQVTEKLLLPVPRFIKRAMDLLLTILAAGLLAPLLATLAILVKYSSPGPIFYGHTRIGRNGKKFKAWKFRSMIPQADQVLRDYLAKNPEARAEYEATQKLRHDPRITRVGNFLRKTSLDELPQLWNVLRGQMSLVGPRPIVDDEVCRYAEEYRHYLRVRPGITGLWQVSGRSLTTYEERVRLDTHYVRNWSPWLDLYILVRTIKTVLLREGAF
- a CDS encoding lipopolysaccharide biosynthesis protein → MSAGIAPIVETTAEVTPVEQPMPLDNVLNQKNALGPSSPLGSDSDICPDSALKQHIALDKDSALDRNLSQENTEPARVPADSREATDALAWQTRTVRGGKWIFAARVVQILCTLAVQLVLSRQLSQADYGMFNVACATTLFLAIMIMGGLNYAAVRVLPGFLVDKQTAAIQRFLRGGYLTLAASTLLTMGGIWLSRSYLPIVNRFSAELLVVVLCGATLMAWQQFTVEALRGMHDLRSAALFHGGKTNGAFSSLILVCAILLWPLLIGGSSLLSTIWLYTAAIGLTLPMVGWLLWYHVRQLPPATDKNTPQDPLADSIPSASHVRDSQPLSPPGPPRLWPLALSFLLLQVLAFLQGEAELWLAFAAWGANSPDLGLYSAARWIIILISLPLTMINQTISPSIVDLRARGNLSELQRLLRGAAFAAGIPSLLALAGICLFPGLTLSIFGDYQSAAWPLFILAVGQFFYFWTGSAGITLMMSGHEWTILAINVLSAALLLIAGAWGAAHYGMTGLAVVSSSVTALMNLAQWLAVWRLEGLWTHFSLAQAQPAWVFARRQLQKFRSPPVN
- a CDS encoding SMP-30/gluconolactonase/LRE family protein yields the protein MTRPVLAQANTPSPVSASAPPAGEVRQFQFQNSKIFPGTVRDYWIYIPRQYDGKTPACVYVNQDGVQYNAPAVFDELIHKGEMPVTIGVFIMHGRVKAPDEKALDRFNRSYEYDGLGDNYARFLLEELLPDAETKTATDGRAIKLSKSGNDRCIGGASSGAICAWTAAWERPHEFSRVFSSIGTYVGLRGGNDYPTLVRKYQPKPIRIFMEDGSRDLNIYGGDWWMANQEMQRALEFAGYEHKFIWSEGEHNTNHATKVFPDAMRYLWKDWPQPVAAGRGSSQLQEILIPGEDWKLIAEGYGFTEGPAANNAGEVFFNDVPAGKTYKIDSSNKVSEFLPDSGKGDGQAFGPDGQLYAAAGAKNQILAWNTEGKSRIVAEGFRGNDLVVSHLGHVYATEPGWDGTSPSKIWHISPDGKKEIVDEGLKFSNGITLSPDQSLLYVADTKSHWVYSYQVQPDGTLAHKQKYYHIHMPDNADDSGADGLEVDRNGRLYVATRLGIQVCDQAGRVNCIIPTPNGRVANLTFGGPNFDTIYAACGDKIYARKVKPRGAQNYAPPIKPAAPRL